Genomic segment of Prionailurus viverrinus isolate Anna chromosome B4, UM_Priviv_1.0, whole genome shotgun sequence:
gattctgtgtctctctctctctgcctctctcccactcgtgcgctgtctctctctctctgtctctcaaaaataaataaacattaaaaaaataaaataaaattgagtttcCAAAAATATGGTAGTTTTTGCTCTGATTGATTATTTCAAGCAGATAGTAAGCGTCTAGGTAAAATAAGGATTGGTGAGTATTTCCTGACAGCAAAACTAAAATGATCAAGGTGACTTAGTGGCTTATGCTTTTAGCATTAACAGAAAAGGACAACTGTAATCTTAGAAAGTTAGGAATCTTCAGACTGAAAAGAGAAGACCAAGAGAATGTGAAGGTAATAAAATTATTAGTTTTATATACAGGATGAACATAAACTTCAGTGCTTATGCTTCATTCACCATCAGATAGTACCTGAAAGAGATACAGGCATTTCAGAGTCTTTgaataaaaagagtaaaactCCAGAATATTAATATTAAGTACAACTGTGTTCTTTGAAACTCTGGAGTGCTGCTTTTAGGACTTGTACACTAAACATGTGATTGGATTCATGGTTTAGGTAATTTATAGAAGATAAACCCATACCATCAAGAAGTTAAAAGTGATACATAACCTTCTGAAAATTAACTTTTGAGGAGATGGCAATGTGATTCTCAAAATACTGTTGTTGTGAGAAGTGTATCACGGAGTGAAGTATACCGTGCAGACCCACTGTAACATTTCCACTGGGTTAAAGAAGGAGTTagatgaaaagaaggaagaagtaacTGGAGATATTGTGCATATAAATAATGTCATAGAATATGAAAGAGATAAATAGTAAAAGTAAACTCATATATTTATGCCTGGTGCCAGAGGAGTTCTTGGAAGGGAAAAAATTTACAACCCAAGATTTAGAATCCTGATTATCTTTCTCTGTTATGCATATGTTTATGAGAAGTGCTGTCTCtcataaattcatattttatatgtcGAGGTTATTTGCTGATGTTACTTTGTTATAGACCTTAATGAATGTCATAAAGTTAACCTGCAATGTTAGGAACCTATTTTCTTATATCAtccaaaagaaaaactgagaaactttCTTACTTAGTTTATAGGGATCTTAAtgtaactttaatttttctctaccCTTAACTATATAATTTATATTGCAGAAATTGGAATGGGATTAACAGGATTTGGAgtgtttttcctgttctttggaATGATTCTCTTTTTTGACAAAGCACTACTGGCTATTGGAAATGTgagtttttcaataaatattttaactaaattcGTAAGGAAATTTTAACTGCAAATTAATTATTGCCTGCTGTTAGGTTGGGGGGAAACAATTCCCTATTATTCATGTAAAGATTCCTGCTAGCTTCTCTGTTTCCATCAGAAGTAAAACctgttttctgtttaaataaaaggtaaacaCTTAAAGAAGTTTTTGAATAACTACTCTGTTAAGTGTTTGATGTGTGATATACAATAGATTAAATCAAGGCTGCCTCTAAATAGGAGTTCAAAATAAATGACTTGGTAGCCCCCATGTCTtggtaaatttataaatatgtttaacttAAAACATATGACTTTAGACATTTGGTTCAGTAGCAtgaaataggtttttaaaagccatttaaacCTCTTAATATATCTGTATATTAAGAGTTGACTTCTTAAGAAACGTGCATATTGTTTATTTGGACTGTACTTTGTTGTCCATGTGTGGAGGTTGTGCAAGAGTGAAATATCTTAGAAGTGTGTATTACTGTTGGGCTTGTAATTGGAAATTGGAAGATATAAAGGGTAACAAAATTGTTCAAAATCGATAGGTTAATTAATAACATATAAGTAGCATTGGTATCTGAGAATACGAAGCTTAACCATTAGGTTCAATCAATATTTGtatgaaaatttttcattaaacacAGTTATGAAATGGGgcacctaggaggctcagtcggttaagccttcaactcttgatttctgctgaggtcatgaactcaaggttTGAGGGATtggaaaccaccaccaccatcaccctgTGGACACTGAGCCATtcagcctgcttagtattctttctctccctctcaccctcccctaattatgtgtatgtgtgcacacgtgcgtgcacgctcgctctctctctcaaaaaaaaaaaataataagtaaataaaaattcaataaaaatgtttcatcccattaaaaaaaaaaaaaaaaaggaaggaaggcaagtaTTGGAAATAAAGCCTGGGAAAAAACAAGCTTTTACTAGATCACCATTTCTTGTTCACTAtctgaaaacatacaaaatatgtatttgagaacgtggctttatttttatttctgctgccaCCAGATATTCTGGAATTAGTAAGACTAATTCCTCTTCCTGGCTTTTCATGGTTCCTTCCATCATCTTGGCCATGTCAGTACTTCTCCCACCCACAGAACACCTCTAGCCTAGGGTGAAGTGTGCAAAACCAGGAATACCTTCGGGTGACATATTTATGGGCAGCCTTCTTTTTTTGCCCTGCCTCTCATCTGCTTAGCCAAGCCGTCTCCATCTAGTTTACCTGGGAAAACCACTGCATGTGCACACGCCCTTCGGTAACATCTAATCTTTAGTTCCCTTTTTCTGCATTTAATCAAGATAGAAGAGGACTGAGAAGACTGGACTACAACTACAACATTAGCATGCTTAGCACACTCCTTGGTTCTGCCTCTTCGTGTGCACTGTAGTTTTCTCCAGCCAGTTGCCCACACTAAGAGCcagatgtatttcttttcattatatttagCTTTGACCTTGCTTTTCAAATTTATGCAGTGTGTGTAACTGCTTTTCCtatcttgcattttctttctctcctaggTTTTATTTGTGGCTGGCTTGGCTTTTGTAATTGGTTTAGAAAGAACATTCAGATTCTTcttccaaaaacataaaatgaaagcGACAGGATTTTTCCTGGGTGGAGTATTTGTAGTCCTTATTGGTTGGCCTTTGATAGGCATGATCTTTGAAATTTATGGATTCTTTCTATTGTTCAGGTAAggcaatttttttattttaccttttctctttcaaTGAACCAGTACCTCAAATAATTATTACAAAAGCCCGGATATTTGCATCAGCATGAATACAAAGACCATAATTTTCTCAAATGGATTTTTGTTTACATTGAATCTTGTATTACAGCTTTAGATAATTCAGTCAACTATAAAAGTGTTTATCAAATGTATAAATAGTATACATTATCTTGTATTTTCAAtgcaataaaattcattttattgggATTTTAAGGCACTGTCTTTTCTATTAAGGCACTGTGTCTGCTATTTTTATCAACTAAACAGTGATACATGCATACAGCACTTTAATACATAGAACCTAATACTGCATAGTTACTGCCACTTGATGACAATTCTTTTAGTACATACTCATATTAGAAAATTTTGTGCTAAATGAACTATGTTAGATTTTGATCAGTTAACATTTTACAAATGCTAGTTactaagtgaataaataatagcATGCAATGTGAGAAAATACCTTTATATAaggtaagtttatttattcaggaaatatatatcctttgtcttctctctgccaAATACCCTATTCTTCATGGGAAGACATGAAAATGAATTAAGTGTCAAATCTGCCTTAGAAAATCTCTAATTTCTGATATGGGCACTAGACtataaatatccagtagtaggggagcctgggtggctcagtcggttaagcatctgacttcagttcaggtgatgatctcatgtttcatggattcgagccccgcatcaggctctgcactgctacagagcctacttaggattctcactttctcctctctctctgcccctctcctgcttgcactttctctctgtctcaagatgaataaataacttaaaaaaaaagaatatagtagtagtaataatagtagtaatgCTGTTACAAATGTATAAGCAAAATACTATATGAGCATAATTAAGAAAGATCAAATCctgggagaggaaagaaacattACCACTAAAGGTAACATTTGAAATTTGAAGTctccaaaacatttaaaattttaataggatCCTTTCTTTTTACTTGGTTAGCAATTGATTTTGATAATAAAGAATATGTAAGTTCTGAgaacctttttttccttcttcctaggGGCTTCTTTCCTGTGGTCATTGGCTTTATTAGAAGAGTACCAGTCCTTGGATCCCTCTTGAATTTACCTGGAATTAGATCAGTAAGTAATCatgtattagaaataaaatttttaaacctaCAAAATAAATACTGTGATGTTCTTTACTTCAAGAAATACAAGTAATTGatgtttttattatgatataaatTGTTACATTGCCATAGATTACCATGAATACCAGAGAAAATAATCATTGCTGACCTTATAAAACCTGGAATTTTGTTTCACTATATCCATttaatattcttgttttattattttttttaatgtaactcaAATTTATATTGTGCCTTTCTCTTTGAAAGTTCTGGTACTTTTCAATTAACTTTTATATGATCTCTAATTTTAGAAGCCATTATATAAAAAGGACATCATTATTTctagtaaatattattttctttcttagtatCACCAATAGCAtgcattaaaacaattaaatcaAGCACTAATTATACTGGAAGTCAGATGATAAAATGCTGTTCCCAACTCTGTTCCACAGTTTGAATGATCTCATCAAATCTGTTCCTCCAAGATGGGCCATCAACATCCTAAAGTTGTTTACAGACATTTGTAGATGTTACTAACAAAGTCCATAGCATTTACTGGATTCTCAGAGAGCTAAAGGATGGCTCACCCACAGAAGAATAGGTACCACTGTAAGacaaaaatctcattttcaaCCTCAAGTCGATTTTAGAGTCAGAATATTACAGCCCAGACAACCTTGATGTTTGAAGTTACTTTTGGAGAGAGAATGTTGTGCTTTCTCTACACATAAATTTAACTGAAAATCCTAATGAATCCATGGTACTTTCAAAGCAACATTTAGTTTTAGTGCACCCATTAcctatttataataatataaaaggtTGGAATATGTATATTCTGATTTCATTTGCATTAATCTCCAAACTCATACTGTAGTAAATGTTGTTTTTACTTAGAATGGCTTTTGAATTTACTGAAACTTCTAGTTATGCAGTTGTAATCATTATTCATGTCCTTAATTTAAGGATCCTTCATTGTTGGCATAAATAAACACCCAATGCTGTCAGTTATGTTTCCTATCATTATTACTTTCTTATAATAAATTCTTAAGTAAAAGTGTGAATAGTGAAATGAAAAGAAGGGTTAAATGATTTCTAGAGTTTGATAGTATTGTGACCACTTGGGTTACACAACTTTTAATATATCCactaattattttgtttcaatatttgcaTCACCATCTGGAATGCTGAAGAAGGCCCAATTGCTTTGTATTTGGGGTGGAGTAGCCAAAGTAAATAACCAGTTAACATTAATGTgtgttaaaatttatattctgtaATTATTAATTTGTGCTTGCCTCAttacatctatttttaatgtcattgccactttcagtctgaagtccagaatacacatttaaagtatttttagtcAATAGCTGTTGTTAATTGTTGAACTTAATGGAGTTAAATCTGTTTGTTCAAAGACTACATAGGCCCAGAAGAGATCCACAGTAATGGTCAGTGGAAATATCTTATTGGGTTCATTAATGCATGAATGGCTGAcatttcagctttttatttttttattgttttgttaagCTAGCAGTGTTACCTTCATTTTATCcagtttttttattcattgtgtTGCATTTCTTGTGTTGCACCCTTAAAGTCATATGCATAACATGTCATGCAAAAACaaccttagaaaagaaaaatttttatacaCATTTACATGTCAGAAGATTGTGGTGAGTAGTACTGGATTAACCATTGTCAGTCACACCTTAAATTGCCACGAATCTTATGAAGTTGGGTTTTttaaatcaacatataaaatgttgatataatatttttgtaatgCTCTGGGCTTTCTTTTAattatctgtttttcttctccttgcaGTTTGTAGATAAAGTTGGAGAAAGCAACAATATGGTATAACAACAAGTGAATTGAAGactcatttaaaatattgtattatttataaaatccTTTGAAGAATATTCAGCACAAAATTAAATTACATGAAATAGCTTGTAATGTTCTTTACAGAAGTTTAAAACGCATAGTCTACAAAGTACCAATAGCAGTTAACAAAGAAGCAATGAGAACAGGCTTCTAATCAAGTGATCTGAGAAGTCAGCAAGCAAACTAAAGGAGATGAACTCTAGGTTACAGTACTTATTGAAACTCTTGAAGGCGATTTTTATTGTTTATCCACAATGTGCGAAGCACAGCCATCCTTGGAGAACTGTGGtgcctgtttctttcctttttattttgaaggtgCAGGAGCACGCATAGGCATTTGCTTTTTAGAAATATCCACTGGAATGGCAAAAATATTTCCAGTTGCACTGTGTCTCTGAAAGTGATGCATGAGTTAGATTGGATTATgtcattttaatgtattaaaaccAAGGAAAACCCAGTTTTGATGtatgaatcactttttttttgtaaacatatggctaaaataaaacatttgtggTTCTTCTGATTCTTAATATTTTAGAGCCAGATGAAAACTGAACTAGATATTCACTGTTGGAATATGCAAAGGTCATTTATTCTTTATAACTGAACACTCCAGAACTACTCATAAGTCTTGAGAGTCTAACTTGGTTATCTATATCCTACATTACATGTAAGCATCTAACAAAAAGCATTCTTAACCATGAAGTAGTCTGTTACATTGAATAGTCTTTTATTTAAGATACTAAATGATGCAAACCAAATGGATTTTTCCATGTCATggtgtagttttcctttcttttttgtttttgtttttgtttttgattttagcagTGGTTTTActgttttgcttttcataaaTAACTATTGGTAATGTTTACTTTAAGATGTAATATGTTAAAAGGTTAAACTTACAGGTATTTGTTAAGGGCTTTTCATGTAAAATTGAGTTTTCCTTTACTTTTAGCTTTTTCATAACATAAACATCAATACGCATGATGAATGCTTCATAAGATGCTTTGTCTTGAGTTCATGGAGAAAATACCAGAATTCACATGCTAAAGTTAGTTTACTGTAATTAAATGGGCTatagtttctttaaaacatgacactaaaaaaatatgttgtttttccTACTATTGATGCTTGACTGGCAGTAAGAAACAGTGGTTGTTTCTTGGTAGTTTTCCAAGTTGACAGCTTTTCTGGTAGATGTAAGAACACATTTCAACAGCCACAGTACTATTTGTTATACCACTAATGATTGCattatttacctttgtttttttaacagttgCAAAGCTTTTTAATGCACAAAATCATAATtgaaatttgtgatttttatttagaaacatgTCTACAAAATATATCATAgcttatattatttttagttaaatcTCAATACACAGGGAACTCCCATTCTTGCTTGTCGAAAGAAGGAAAGACTTGGTATGTAGTTTAATGGTTCAGTCTTGTGGATTACTGCCTTTTGGTACTGGTATTTGACTTATGACATAATCTGTGAAACTAGATGATATTGACAAAATGAGACTCCTACCTCAATAGTTCATGGAATAATAAGAGACCTAGTGTTGTGTCTAATGTTCTTCAAAAAAGTAATATCCTCATTTGGGAGAGtgtcaaatatatacatattttggggATCGACTTATACAAGTTGCCCTGTAGGACTCTTCTACATATTTTTGACTGATCCATATTATTTTCAGTGGCTAGATAATTCTACCTTTTTAGAACAAGAACAGTATCTGTTAATGTAAGGAACATGTGTATTATTTAACTCCTTTGTAGACATGAATTTCTATCAAAATGTTCTTTGCACTGTAACAGATAACTTTTTCAAAATCTTATTTCAGAAGCATTATTAGAAGTTGTGTAAAGGATTTGATAATTTCCCAGTCCTTAGTAAGATTGAGAGGCTGGAgcagttttcagttttcaaagaGTCCACAGTTAATCTCAAATGTGAGTTTGGGACTGCTCGGCAGCACTGTATATTTCTTATTCATAACCACTGATGAGgctctatttttaaacatattagtCTTCTGACAGAAAGCACTGTACATtgtattgtttcttcctttccaaaattAGCCTTCTGTCTTTGTGACAAAAATGTACTTTGATCATTGCTATAAAGATGGAGGAGAAGGTCTAATACTACTTAGCCTTAAGTGTATCTGGCAttgttcaaatgttttttctgtaacAGAAACATACttgcaatgtttttcttttccccttataAATTGTAATTCCTGGAATACTGCTGCTTTAAAAAGTCTCACAGTCAGATTATATGATCTAAACAATTGAATATTGTAAATACACTTGTCTTACCTCTCAATAAAAGGGTACTTTTCTATTAATTGGTGGTTGTTTTAGCTccggctgctataacaaaattctGTAGACTGGGTAGTGTAAACagacatttgtttctcacagttctggatgctgggaAGTCCAAAAAGACGGGTGAGGGTAGACTCAGTTAGTGGTAAGGACcacagctgccttcttgctgtgtcctcctgTGGCAGACAGCTTTAGTCTCTTcatctttttataaggacactaatcccatcatggagAGCTCatcttcatgacctcatctaaacctaactGCTTCCCCCAAAACACAACCTCCAAATACCCTCATATTAAGGGTTAAGGTCTCAACAtaatgaatttggggaggatacATATTCAGTCCTTAAGAGCAGTCAAATAAATCTTTATAATGAAATCCTAAAAAATTAGTTTAGCATTGCACAATAGCTTGCctcgtttttttttaaattagccttATATGCAGTTTTCTATAAAATGgtcattgcatttttcatttccaaattgtTTAGATGTACTCAAAGAAACCTTAGGTTAAAAGTTGGCAGTTAGAAACTGgagaaatgtttaaattatttttctcaaaatggaaagaatagtAACAATTCGTAAGTATTTTGTGACGAAACCACTTCTGCGGTGttttgattataaattttgataagACCAGAAATCACTGGCTATGTCTACCACTTAAGGTAcccaataagtatttgttgaatccAATAATTGAACGTCAAGTCTTGACTATTGTCCGGCAAACCAGAAGTCTTAAATCTGTTTATCTTTCTAACCTTGTCCTCTGTGCTAAAATGTTCCAACCTCTACCCTTCTGTTACCTGTACCCATGTAGGAGATTGGACACAGAAGTAGGATGCCCCAAACCCAACAACtggcacacatttttttcttttttaataggcttcacacccagcatggggcacAACATAGGGCTTAAATTCACTACCATCTATctggtcaagacctgagctgagatcaagagttagatgcttaacggactgagtgatccacccaggagcctctggcaCACTCTTCCACAACCTTGTCTTTATTAGCTCTCAAGACCAAATCAAAAGTTCACCTCTGTCATATCTTCTTTGACCCGCTATACCGAAACATCTGGTCCATCCTTGTCCTCTCATAGAACTTTCCacttgttttgtattatttggttATGGAAAAGAGATTCCCAAGGTTCAAAACCTTAAGTAAAAGAAAGACAGTAGACATTGGCCAATGAATAGGGAGTTTTATTTTGGATAGCAGGCCTTTTCTGTGTCCCTGAATCAGAAACTGGTAGCCCTCTGAGAAACATACTTCTATTTGTGAGACAGCTGACCTACGTGGCAGACTGGCCCTGGCATAGAATAAAGCCAAAGTAGAAGATTGAATCAATGACCTCATTCATATACACCAAAATCCTCTATTCTGTCATCAAAGAAgtaatttggatattttattaGTATAATAGCCATATTATCCAAGTAACTTTACCCAAAATAGATGTGTTGCCTATATGAACACAATAATCACTAACCttgtaaaaatatgatttaaacaGTGACCATTATTGTATAAATGGCCTGGGCACACTGCAGTCGATTGGAAGAATTCAGGTAGCATCAGTAATACAGGCAAAATGGTCTTCGTtgaatatgtctttaaaaaaggtttaaccaatgggtgcctgggtggctcagtcagatgagcatccgacttcagctcaggtcatgatctcacggtctatgagttcaagccccgcgtcgggctctgtgctgacagctcagagcctggagcctgcttcagattctatgtctccctctctctctgcccctcccccgctcattctctctctctctctctctctctctctctctctctctctctctctctctgtcaaaaataaataaacattaaaaaataaaaaaaaaaaaaaggtttatccAAGTTGTCTGGTGCCTGGTCATAATATCAGCAGAACAAAATTGAATGGTTTTATCCCTCAAGTGTTTTTTGATCAAGTAACTTTTCTTAGCCTATCTCTAAGTTTAGATATGTAAAAGTCCTAAAATGTTGtgatttaacaaaaaatatattgggAGGCAATGCCATTTTAGAACAAATGCATTATGCCGCTTTTGATAAGACTACAATATTGATAATATGTCAAAACCATTCTCTTCGTTTGTGCGTATTACACTGAAAATGGCAGCTTTGACGTAAAGCATCTGCTTGTGAATTCATCACCTAAACCTTTATAAACAAGCCACATCAtacatttttccttcaaattataAATTCAAAACATGGTTTTATTGGTGATTCACTTTCCTGTCCCTCTTcctaaaaatgtttctgtggttttggtagggagaggggaaagaggcattttatttgtttgttgagtGACCTAACATTTGGGTTTCACTTAGGACTTCATTTGaaacaatatataattttatttagtttattgcTCATTTTTGGAAGTTGGTACCATCCCTTGAAATTAAATCCTAAAatctaatatttaaagaaatattatgatTTTATCCAGTTTGGATGGTAACCTTTTAGtccttagtttttaatgttttccttcttctaaGACCTTGGGAAACACTACAGGAGCAGCTTTGTCTCCTTCTTGCTTGACTTATGCTTTAAAGGGAATAAATATTCCTCGAGTTTCTACCTACAGACTACTTTCTATATTCCATTCTCATTTACTAACCTAACCTTATGTTCATGTCTTCACAGCTGGCAAGTCTAAATATCAAGTGCCCAAATCCTAATCTCTCTTACACAATCTATTTGCAGATAGAGAGCATCAGCCCCTCAAACTTCAATCCCAAATCACCTGTATCTGTTCTCTCCCCGTACACTCCCTGATATTTCTATTGCTAGCCATTTTCCCAGCCACACAGACTCACAAAGTTTCATTTTTGTCACTTATATCATCTAAAGCTTTACTACTCAAAATGTCTCAGGATCAGTAGAGTAACATCCATCAGTGTCACCGGGGAGTTTATTAGAAATGAGAATTTCAGACCTCACCCTAGCTGTACTAAATCAGAAACCGCATTTTTACAAGTTTTCCAAGTGATTCATATGCATTTTAGTTCCTGAGGAGCACTACTCTAACTTTTAGAGGAAAGGGATTATCTTGCTTATCTATGGTACCTTAGCATATGGTGGGTACTCAGGTCCTTGTTCAGTATCTGCCTATGTATGTAACTGTTTCGACTGAATATTGATATACTTTGCATCCTTTCCCTCTTGCATTCTACACATTCCTTTTTGAAGTTACCTTATGTTCAGCATCATTAATGTCCCCTTCCCCTGGTCATCTCGATCAGCATACATGTTCGGTAAATGGTTTCTTAATTGTTATTCAGACACACCAACAAACCTGATTTTAGCAGGACACTGCAGGTGGTATCACCATCCTGGAATCTGACTTTAGCCCTGTAGGCAGGCAATATTGCCCCCAGAAACTTAAACTTACCACAACCACTTCGGCACCAGAACATGCTTCTCCTAATTCCCACTTTCCTCCATTTTAGCTCCAGATTTCCCATCCAAGTGGGCATGTCTGATTGGTGAAGCCTGTGTCATGTGCTCATATCCTAGCTcaaagggaggctgggaaagtgaGTGCCTGGCATTTTCAGCTTGTACAATAGAAGGAAGACTCTGCCTCCCACCAAGATTCTCATTCCATAattcataatttagaaaactttagGAATTCCCTAAAAATGAAAGGGTTCAGATATTGCTGAAAGGCCAAAAATTAGTAACACACTTCCACCATCCTCAAGcatctactctttaaaaaaaaaattcactttttctttcccccttttagTGAAATGTAGTGGAACTAACCTAAAAATTGTGCAcacttgtctttctttcctcataTCCTATTCACTTTAGACCCACTCCAATATAGCTTATGGCCTCAAAAGCTATCACATTCCCAAATCCAGTGCACACTTCCTAGTGCTCATCTAGCTTGACCTTCCAACATTGTTAGATATTCTGTTGGCTTCCATGGCCTCATGATCTCtggaaatttctcttttcttttttattgcttcaCCTCAACTTGTTTTGCTGGCTCTCCTCCTGTTTATCTCTGTATGTTTGTTTTCATAGCTCTGtccctgtttctcttcttcttcttcttcttcttcttcttcttcttcttctttcaatttatttttgagagagtgcaagcaggggaggggcagagagagagggactgagtatctgaagcaagctctgtgctgatagcagtgagtcagtgagccagatatggggcttgaactcataactatgagatcatgacctgagctgaatttggatgctcaaccgactaagccacccaggtgcccccctgctTCTCTTTTGTACCTCCTCTTAGTCTCTAGGTGTTCTTGTTCAATTCCAATCCTTTTACTTCCTTAAAATTCATAGAATTCTTAAATTTGAATTCTGCCTTTAGAAAAAAGTCTCGGGGCGTTTGGGTGCCTTACTTGGTTAGGTGAGTGAGCTTTGGATTCCTATTGGAGAGACACTAAAGATGTTTGTGTCTATTGGTAAACATGCTTCATGCTTTATTAAAAGGTTGTACTACGCAGGTGCCtgatggctccgttggttaagcatccaactttggctcaggtcatgatctctgggttcgtgggtttgagccccattgtctccctctctctctgcccttccccctttcacatattctcttttcctctcaaaataaataaaaaacattaaaaaaaattataggctGGTGACCTCTTTGCTGAGCTCTGTAGAGTTTTGCACTTCCAACTGCCTACTTAACATTTCAACTTGAATGCttaatgcatattttaattttaatattcaaatttaatttccGTCTCTTTAACTGGCTCCTTATGAAGTCTCCAATTTCAGTAATGGCTTTATCATACCCAATGTTTAAGCCAAAAACCCAAAATTcatccttgat
This window contains:
- the GOLT1B gene encoding vesicle transport protein GOT1B isoform X1 encodes the protein MDALFLQMATRESLMRGTRGSSLGTFLHMTNLGSSTKIGMGLTGFGVFFLFFGMILFFDKALLAIGNVLFVAGLAFVIGLERTFRFFFQKHKMKATGFFLGGVFVVLIGWPLIGMIFEIYGFFLLFRGFFPVVIGFIRRVPVLGSLLNLPGIRSFVDKVGESNNMV
- the GOLT1B gene encoding vesicle transport protein GOT1B isoform X3, which produces MISLTDTQKIGMGLTGFGVFFLFFGMILFFDKALLAIGNVLFVAGLAFVIGLERTFRFFFQKHKMKATGFFLGGVFVVLIGWPLIGMIFEIYGFFLLFRGFFPVVIGFIRRVPVLGSLLNLPGIRSFVDKVGESNNMV
- the GOLT1B gene encoding vesicle transport protein GOT1B isoform X2, which produces MATRESLMRGTRGSSLGTFLHMTNLGSSTKIGMGLTGFGVFFLFFGMILFFDKALLAIGNVLFVAGLAFVIGLERTFRFFFQKHKMKATGFFLGGVFVVLIGWPLIGMIFEIYGFFLLFRGFFPVVIGFIRRVPVLGSLLNLPGIRSFVDKVGESNNMV